In a genomic window of Ralstonia nicotianae:
- the pcaH gene encoding protocatechuate 3,4-dioxygenase subunit beta: MTIPYSGTGEFAQRDTALHPPALTPGYKTSVLRSPRNALISTLNTLSETTAPVFHADDLGSLDNDLILNYAKDGLPIGERIIVHGYVRDEFGRPVPNALVEVWQANAGGRYRHKKDQYIAPIDPNFGGCGRMLTDANGYYAYRTIKPGPYPWRNRINDWRPSHIHYSLCGDGWAQRLITQMYFEGDPLIAQCPIIRTIPNEAQVRGLIALLDTANHVPLDARCYRFDITLRGRRATHFENALAGAR; encoded by the coding sequence ATGACGATCCCGTATTCGGGCACCGGCGAATTCGCCCAGCGCGACACCGCGCTGCATCCGCCTGCGCTGACCCCCGGCTACAAGACCAGCGTGCTGCGCTCGCCGCGCAACGCGCTGATCTCGACACTCAATACGCTGTCGGAGACCACCGCGCCGGTCTTCCACGCTGACGACCTCGGCTCGCTCGACAACGACCTGATCCTCAACTATGCCAAGGACGGCTTGCCTATCGGTGAGCGCATCATCGTGCACGGCTATGTGCGAGACGAATTCGGCCGCCCGGTGCCCAACGCGCTGGTCGAGGTGTGGCAGGCGAACGCCGGCGGCCGGTATCGCCACAAGAAGGACCAGTACATCGCGCCGATCGACCCGAACTTCGGCGGCTGCGGCCGTATGCTGACGGACGCCAACGGCTACTACGCCTATCGCACCATCAAACCGGGCCCGTATCCGTGGCGCAATCGCATCAACGATTGGCGGCCTTCGCACATCCATTATTCGCTGTGCGGCGATGGCTGGGCGCAGCGCCTGATCACGCAGATGTATTTCGAGGGCGATCCGCTGATCGCGCAGTGCCCGATCATCCGGACCATCCCCAATGAGGCGCAGGTGCGCGGCCTCATTGCGCTGCTCGACACGGCCAACCATGTGCCGCTGGATGCCCGCTGCTACCGCTTCGACATCACGCTGCGCGGCCGCCGCGCCACGCATTTCGAGAACGCCTTGGCCGGAGCCCGATGA
- the pcaQ gene encoding pca operon transcription factor PcaQ — protein MENPAASGEVLQSRIRFRHLSCFVAIAQERNLRRAAERLHLSQPAVSKTLGELEALSGAQLVERGRHGARLTAAGEHFLRYAVGATQALDAAAAALGSTGEPTPPVLEIGALPTVASGLLPEAIAQLHALRPHAGVRLRTGTNADLLAALKAGELDLVVGRMAEPAMMQGLSFELLYAEPLALVVRPDHPLMAEPGASASLPAVLDYPLVISPPGTVPRHHTEALFQTHGLRLPPGVTETLSVSVARLLACRSDAVWITPERAARDDMEHGWLVRLDLPTSATKEPVGLLRRSADTPGELATAFMTVLASQVQTNATLR, from the coding sequence ATGGAAAATCCCGCCGCTTCCGGTGAGGTGCTGCAATCACGCATCCGCTTCCGCCATCTCAGCTGCTTCGTCGCCATCGCCCAGGAGCGCAACCTGCGCCGTGCCGCCGAACGGCTGCACCTGAGCCAGCCGGCCGTCTCCAAGACCCTGGGCGAACTGGAAGCACTGTCGGGCGCGCAGTTGGTCGAGCGTGGACGCCATGGCGCGCGCCTGACCGCCGCCGGCGAGCACTTCCTGCGCTATGCGGTGGGCGCCACGCAAGCGCTGGATGCCGCCGCCGCCGCCCTGGGCAGCACCGGCGAACCGACACCACCAGTACTTGAAATCGGTGCCCTGCCCACCGTGGCGAGCGGCCTGTTGCCCGAGGCCATCGCCCAGCTGCATGCGCTGCGCCCGCACGCCGGCGTGCGCCTGCGCACCGGCACCAATGCCGACCTGCTGGCGGCGCTCAAGGCCGGCGAACTGGATCTGGTGGTCGGTCGCATGGCCGAGCCGGCCATGATGCAGGGGCTATCCTTCGAATTGCTATATGCCGAGCCACTGGCGCTGGTGGTGCGCCCCGACCATCCCCTGATGGCCGAACCCGGCGCCTCGGCATCGCTGCCGGCGGTCCTGGACTACCCGCTGGTGATCTCCCCACCCGGCACCGTGCCACGCCACCACACCGAAGCGCTATTCCAGACGCACGGGCTGCGCCTGCCACCCGGCGTAACGGAGACCCTCTCCGTATCGGTTGCACGGCTATTAGCCTGCCGCTCCGACGCCGTCTGGATCACGCCCGAGCGCGCCGCTCGCGACGACATGGAGCATGGCTGGCTGGTACGGCTGGACTTGCCGACCTCCGCCACCAAGGAGCCGGTCGGCCTGCTACGGCGCAGCGCCGATACGCCCGGCGAACTGGCTACGGCGTTCATGACCGTGCTGGCAAGCCAAGTACAAACCAACGCGACACTCCGCTAG
- a CDS encoding IS3 family transposase (programmed frameshift), translated as MAKYEEAFKRQVVQEYLRGAVGTAGLSQKYGIGRSVIRRWINAWQRHGKSGLRKKHEAYSAEFKLTVLQRMWRDELSYQQVSAVFDLREAGGVSRWDRQYHEGGFDALQPRRKGGAPIMSQSKQDPQPAAQPAQDERSREDLLKENECLRAEVAYLKKFRCPAACQTAAGTKEKAQVVSALRERHSLSSLLKAANLARSTYYYQMATSQAEDRHGALKERIQHIYAQHKGRYGYRRITATLRRAGTLVNHKTVQRLMSALQLKSLVRPKKYRSYRGQVGRVAPNLLQREFEASKPNEKWVTDVTEFNVGGKKLYLSPVLDLYNGEIVAWQTSERPDYTLIREMLDKALRKLRPCETPMLHSDQGWPYQMAAYRRKLAARGLRQSMSRKGNCLDNAAMESFFGTLKSECFRLERFADIDQLRRAIAEYIRYYNHERIKIKLKGLSPVQYRTQPLAA; from the exons ATGGCGAAGTATGAAGAGGCGTTCAAGCGCCAAGTAGTTCAGGAGTATTTGAGGGGGGCCGTTGGGACCGCAGGGCTGAGCCAGAAGTACGGGATAGGCCGTTCTGTGATCCGGCGCTGGATCAACGCGTGGCAGCGCCATGGGAAATCCGGACTACGCAAGAAGCATGAAGCGTATAGCGCCGAGTTCAAGCTGACGGTGCTGCAGCGCATGTGGCGCGACGAGTTGTCCTATCAGCAAGTCAGCGCTGTGTTCGATTTGCGTGAGGCTGGCGGCGTCAGCCGCTGGGACCGCCAGTATCATGAGGGCGGTTTCGACGCCCTACAGCCGCGCCGCAAAGGCGGGGCACCCATCATGTCCCAGTCCAAGCAAGATCCCCAACCCGCTGCGCAGCCGGCTCAAGACGAGCGCTCGCGCGAGGATTTGCTCAAAGAGAACGAGTGTTTGCGCGCGGAGGTGGCGTACCTAAAAAAGT TTAGATGCCCTGCTGCGTGCCAAACAGCAGCAGGCACCAAAGAAAAAGCGCAAGTCGTGAGTGCGCTGCGTGAGCGGCATTCATTGTCGAGCTTGCTCAAGGCCGCGAATCTCGCACGCAGCACGTACTACTACCAGATGGCGACAAGCCAGGCAGAGGATCGTCACGGCGCGCTCAAGGAGCGCATTCAGCACATCTATGCCCAGCACAAGGGCCGATATGGCTACCGCCGGATCACGGCGACGCTCCGTCGGGCAGGGACGTTGGTGAATCACAAGACCGTACAGCGATTGATGTCGGCGCTACAGTTGAAGTCACTCGTGCGGCCGAAGAAATACCGCTCTTACCGCGGGCAAGTCGGGCGGGTTGCTCCCAATCTGCTACAGCGCGAGTTTGAGGCGAGCAAGCCGAACGAGAAGTGGGTAACGGACGTGACGGAGTTCAACGTCGGCGGCAAAAAGCTGTACCTGTCGCCCGTCCTGGACCTGTACAACGGAGAGATCGTCGCCTGGCAAACCAGTGAACGACCTGATTACACGCTGATCCGGGAGATGCTCGACAAGGCGTTGCGCAAGCTGCGCCCGTGCGAGACGCCGATGCTGCATTCGGATCAAGGCTGGCCGTATCAAATGGCAGCGTATCGTCGCAAACTGGCCGCGCGAGGCCTGCGCCAGAGCATGTCCCGCAAAGGCAACTGCCTAGACAATGCGGCAATGGAAAGCTTCTTCGGCACACTCAAGTCAGAGTGCTTCCGGTTAGAGCGCTTCGCGGACATCGACCAACTGCGACGCGCCATTGCCGAATACATCCGGTACTACAATCACGAGCGCATCAAGATCAAGCTAAAAGGGCTGAGCCCTGTGCAATACAGGACTCAGCCCTTGGCCGCCTAA
- a CDS encoding ribbon-helix-helix protein, CopG family, which produces MSVRFNVVLSDDLNREIDRVAEETETNKSEILRKSLQLFLAAREGKRRGLKLGLVEPTTEKLQTEIIGL; this is translated from the coding sequence ATGAGCGTCCGATTCAATGTGGTGCTATCCGACGATCTCAACCGGGAAATCGACCGGGTGGCAGAAGAGACGGAAACCAACAAGAGCGAGATCCTGCGCAAGTCGCTGCAGCTATTTCTGGCGGCACGGGAGGGCAAGCGTCGCGGGCTCAAGCTTGGGCTCGTTGAACCGACCACGGAGAAGCTACAGACGGAGATTATCGGTCTGTGA